The genomic segment ATTGTCGCGATTAACCGCGAAACTGCCGTGCTGTACAAAGAAATTCTCGATGAACTAAACGGACCAGAATCGGTAGTTATCATATCTCCTAACAACAACGACGATGAAAGGCTCAAAAAATATCATTTAACCAAAGAACAGCAAAAACATTACATCGAACGCTTTAAAAAGCCGCTACATGAGGATAAGCTAGCTTTCATTATCGTGTGCGATATGTTGTTGACGGGGTTTGACGCGCCAATTGAGCAAGTGATGTACCTCGATAAACCGCTAAAGGAACATAACTTGCTCCAGGCGATCGCGAGAACGAACCGTACCTACGACAAGAAGACATACGGCCTTATCGTCGATTATTACGGTGTATCCGCGTTCTTAAAACAGGCACTTGCGATTTTTAACCCAACGGATGTACAAGGGGCGTTGACATCCATTGAATCAGAAATACCTCGACTTCAGGCGCGGCATCGTGCCGCCATGCGTTTCTTTGATCATGTTGACCGCAACGACATTGAGGCGTGCATGAAAGTTTTAGAACCAGAAGACGTGAGACATGCATTTGACCAGGCATTTAAGCGATTTGCGGAAAGCATGGACATGATTATGCCAAATCCAGCAGCAAAGCCATATCATGAGGACCTTAAATTTTTAGGAAAAGTGCGTCAATACGCGCGCAACCGCTTCCGAGATGAACAAATGGACATCTCTGACTGCGGCGAAAAAGTGAAGAAACTCATTTACGATCACATCTACGCAACCGATATAAAAGCGCTTCATCGCCCAGTCAGCATCCTAGAAAAAAATTTCGATGCTCACGTGAAAAATTTATCTACTGACCAAGCGAAAGCGTCAGAAATGGAACACGCGATCCGCCATGAAATTCGAGTGAAAATCAACGAAAATCCGGTGTATTACACATCGCTGAAGGAACGACTCGAACAGCTCATTCAAGCGAGAAAAGAGAAGCGAATCAATGATGCCCAGCTCGCATTTGAGTTGGAAAAATTGATTGAGGAGATGCGCGGGCAATCTAAAACCATTGAAGAAGAAGGCCTGACACCGCAATCCTATCCGATTTTTCAATTGTTGCAAAAGGAATGGACCGATCAAGAAGAAGAGAAAGAACGGTTAAAAGAAATCACCCAGATCATTGTGGAACATATCGAAGGCCTCGTCGTCATCGACTGGGTTAACAAAGAAGACGTAAAACGCGAAATGCGTAAAAAAATCAAGCGCCAGCTCCGGACAAGCAAATGCCCGTCCGATAAAATCGAGCCGCTTGCTCAGCAAATCGTTGAACTGGCGGAAATCCATTACAAAAAATAAGGCACCCTTCATGGGTGCTTTTTTCTATATCGTTAGCGTCGGGCCGTTCACACGCAGCCATTCTTTACGTTCCTCATAATCCGGCAAAATCGAACGTACCAGATTCCAGAAATTTTTCGAATGATCCGCGTAACGCAGATGGGCTAATTCATGCACAATCACATAATCAACAACGCGCATTGGGGCCAGAAAAAGACGCCAATTCAAATAAATCGCTCCCTTTGGTGTGCACGTTCCCCAGCGAAACTTCTGCTCTTTTACCGCAAGCTTCGCCGGCGTTACCCCTAGACGCTGTGCATAACGTTTCACCCGTTCTTCCGCTTTCACCTGCGCCCGCTGGATATACCAAGATTTTAATGCTTCACGAATCATAGGCACATGCTCTATATCATCGGCTGATGTTGGTGTTTCAATATAAAATTTCCCTTGATGAAATAACACTTTTACCTTATCGATATCTTGATTTTGTTTCACCTTAATTCGATAATACCGCCCTAAATACGGTAATTTCTCTCCACTAACAAATTCTAACGGAGCCGGTGGTCGCTTAATCTTATTCAAAGAGTTCCACTTATCTAAAATCCACGTTGCCTTCTTACGCAAAACTCGGTTTATTTCTTCCTGAACTAGATGATCGGGAGCTACCACTGTAACCCCCTCCATCCACTCTACAACAATAGAAATATCTTCTTTCCCTTTCACCTGCTGCAATGTGTACTCAATAGCTGTCTTCCCAAACTGAAAGGTAGGCATAAAACACGTCCCCCAAAATATCAAGTGATACCCCTATTATACAAGCCAGTTATCCACTTTTTCACTGGATTTATCCCCCAAAATCCCACTACATAAATACCGATGCGTCCACGCGATCATTTACCTTCGTACATACGCGTGTCTATGTGTTGAAGAAATTTCCAATTTGAAAATAGCAGACCTGAATCTCGAGTTAAAACGAATTCGTATTGTGAACAAAATAATGAAAGTAGTACCTATCTCGGAAGATTTTATTAGCCGAACTAGAGGATTAGTTGAAGTTTCGAGTGGGAATGGCAAAAAAAGAAACTTTATGTTGCAGCATCTCCATATGTCTTTTAAATTCTTACTAAGGGGCATTCAGCGAATGATCGAAAGCTACAGCCTGCCGAATAAAAAATTAACTCCACATATGTTCCGGCATACGTTTTGTAAGTGGATGCTAAAGGCGACGAACAATGACATCGAGAAGGTACGGCGACTTGCTGGCCACAGCAATATTGCCACGACGTCTCGATACTTAAAAGACAGCTATAGTGATTTGGCGGATGCAGTTGAGGCGTTGCCGAAGTTTTAATCCGAATAAATTCTAGAAGGCCGGTGAATTAATGGGGCATAGACTTCCCACATGTCGAATTTTGGAGGCCATTCTCCCCGCCGTTTGGCGCCAAAGGATGGGAAGACGAGCAGGACTTCCTGCTCCCAATTCCGGTTTTGCGCACGCCAAAGAGCCGGTCCCCCCTCGTTTTTTTCGAAACCGGCACAATCGCTTCAGATTTTGCACGACGGCGGTCAACAGCGCCTGTTCTTCCATGGCGTAAAGGCCCCGGCTTCGGGCCCGGTCCAGCCCGTGACATTCCTTCCCTTCGGCGAACACATGCTCACAACGCGTGCGAAGGGCTTGAATGGATCGATAGCCGCCCTGTTGCTGAATGAGCCTCGCTTGATTGCGAATCTGAACGTCTCGGACTTTCGCCTGGCGCTTTGCTTCCTGAGCGGGATCCTTCGCCCGGCGCTTCCAGGTTGGAATCTCCTCCATCTCCTTGCGGCGCAACGGCACGAGCGGTGTGATGCCTTGAACGAAGAGCGCTTCCAGATACTCGGTGGTGCCATACGCTTTGTCCGCAGACAAGGTCCGAATCGTAATCGACGGGTGGCGAAACTGAATCGAAGCCAGCTGCTCCAAACTCGTCTCCCGTTCCGCCGTTCCAGTGGCGAGGCTGGCCCGTCTGGATAAAATCACGCGCGACTGGACATCGATGACGTCGTGCACCAGATACCGAGGATACGCTTCCTGCCCTTTGCCTTTCTTGTACAACCGGGCATCCGGATCCGTCACGCTTCGATGGGTCCGGTTGGAAAACGTGGCTCCACGGAAGTTTCCCCGTTCTTCGGCATGGACGCGTTCCCCTGATTTTGGAGACGGAGAGGGTGGGTCGTCATCCGGATCCCGGGCCTCGGTCTGTTCATCTTCCCGGGCAGTGCGGGCCAGATAGTCTTCCAACGTCTCCACCGGAGCGAGCTTGACCTCCCGCAAGCTGTGGATCGAGGCATTCGCCCGCACTTGGGTGCCGTCAGCCGCCGCATGGACATCCGGCGAGACCAACCCCGCCGCGATGCATGGATCCACCACATAGGTCATCAGCCGGTCAAAGATTCCATGTTGGCGCCAGCGTTTCCGTGTTTTGACGAGCGTCGTTCGATCCGGCAGTGTGGGGTGATGAGGATCCGGATGGAGCACGGATTCAAAGTCGAGACCGCAAAACCACAAGTATCCGGCATGCATGGGGAGGATCTCATACAACTCCCGCTCAGAGTGGTCGAACAAATACGAGAGCAGCATTAGGCGAAGCAGCCGTTCCGGATCCGCCGCCGGGCGACCCGTTTTTTCCGTGTACAGGGGAGCCACCCAATCGTGAATGACGGAAAAGTCAACCGCTTCGTTGATTTGGCGCAAGATATGATGTGGAGGAACCAGTTCTTCCATGTCGATGACTTGAAACAGACGAGGCTGAGTCGAAGGGTTTTTGGGGGCTTTCATGATCCGCTCACGCTCCATTCCAACGATTTTTCTTCCTTTTTCGACATAAGCCCCCTAAATCCCTGCCTCAGGGTGTACTTTTTTCACCGGCCTTCTATATTTTTAGCTAAAGAATGATGTACTATTCCTCAAACACATCATTCATCAACTCTTCAATCTCTTTCCACCGCTTCTCTGTTTCTTTTTTATCCACCCGGAACTTTCCGTTCTCTTGTACAATCACATCGCCGGCGCGGGCGTTTTTGGGTAGCTTGCTTTTCTCAATATCGATCATTTTGCCATCCTCAGCCTCACAAACCGCCCATTTACCCTCGAAGCGATCAATGATATATTTCATTTAACCACCTCTTAATAAATTGGTTTTACGTTGAAGGTAAGTGTTGTCCCGTTGGTTGTTGCGATAATCGTTCCTTGCTTGTCTGTACGGAATACCTTGACTTTATAAGACTTCAACCGATTTAAAACTTCCGATGTCGGGTGACCATAAGCGTTCTTGCCAACCGAAATTACCGCATATGTTGGTTTTGCAGCTTTTAAAAGCGTTGCGCTGGTCGAAGTTTTCGCACCGTGATGACCTACTTTCAACACATCAGCGCGCAAATCCTTTTTCGCTTTAACCATATCCGCTTCTGCTCGAGTCTCGGCGTCGCCTGTAAACAGGAATGACTTTTTGCCATAGGTCACTTTTAGGACAGCGCTCCAGTCATTTGTATCGCTAGTGCTGTACGATTTTACAGGGCCAACAAACTTAGCAGTCACACCTTTGATTGGCAAGACAACGTCAGCTTTAGCAACCTTTATAGTAAGCTTTTCATTTTTAACAGCAGTCAAAAAATCCTTGTATGCTTGCGTTGTACTACCGACTTTTGGAGCATACACACTTTTCACAGGGAAAGCCTTGAGAACCTCATCAAGACCGCCAATATGGTCGGCGTCTGGATGAGTCGCGATCATGATTTCGATGTCCTTTACCTTCTGCTTTTTAAGATAGGCGACGACATCACTGCCATCTTTATTTCCTCCATCAATGAGAATGTCCTCTCCATTTGGCGCTTTAATGTAAATACTGTCACCTTGCCCAACATTGATGAAGTGTACATACATGTTTTTTGGGGCTGCGTCTGTTACAATTCCCGGTAGTATTGCTATCATAAATACAATTACAGCTACCATCAGCATCTTGATTTTCCTCATTGAAAACTCCCCCTTTTACTTTTAAAGAAGATTATACCATCAATTGAGCTAAGAGGGAGTATAGAAAACAAACAGGAGGCGAAAAAATGTTCGATATTATTGGAAGACTAAGGTGTCCGGTATGCTCAAAAATTGTCCGCCCTAGCGATAAAGTGTTCTTGGATATAATCAATACAATCATCCACCAGAGATGCTACTATCAAAATTTGTCCCGTAAATTCCTCCCATTCAAAGACAAAGGAACATTTCAACATATGTTGCTGAAGTATCCGTTTTTACTTGATGATCATGATAATGAAAGTGTTTAATTTTTTGTCTGACAAAAAATAAATTAAGTTCGTTTTTTCAAGACACGATGATATGCTGTGTCCTCAGAATCCCCCGACCGGGGACACCCACTGTCCATATTGTCATGGGAGACACGTTTATTATTTCGGTCTGTCGCGATTCATTGTCCATCGTCTCCGGCGGCCGCTAATCCATCGGGACATCTGTCGCGACACATTCCACATCTTGTCCTCTGTCAGACAATTACTGTCTTGACTTAAGACAGGAAACAAATTTATGTCACCTGGTTGTCTTGTTGTTCATGATTCACCCTACTCCTTTTTGTCTTCACCAAGGACAAGTGAGAAAACAACAGGAGTGGCCGTTGTCCTCCGACGGAATGCTTTCGCGACACCTTGTCGCAACTGTATATCTTAGTTGCATAGATTTTTGATTGATCGAGGAACAGGGACACGATCCTTGTCCTCGTCTTTTATTTCAATACCGCCCTTCGCGTCATTCCAGTGTCCTCACCTTCATTCGCTCCCCTGATTCTAAGCAGAATTTTTATCTTATTGGTGAATTTGCATTGAGAATTATGTTCTAAATAATCATATCATCACCAATCAAAATCTAATCAATAAACCTATCCCCTTTATAATAACTACTAACTGGCATTTTCACCTTGCAGCTATGCGTCCAAAATCAATCTTTAAAATCCCTTTTACCATCCTTTTGGCGACGATCCGCTTGCATTTCACCCTTCATCGAAGTGAAAATCTGAAGTTTAAAACCCTCGGGACTCCCCTCACCAATCTAATGAGGTATTGGAACAAAACCAATTTGGTTTATTCTTTCTTTATGGTCGAGGGAGCAAGCAGGCTGACGCCCATAATATAAGGGCGACGAACCATTTCACGGGAACGTCAGTTCTTGACCCACCTCTTAAGCTGCTGGACACGCCGCACCGATATCTGAAGCATCATGGCCAGCTGCTTATTTGTCGCGTCAGGGTGTCGCTCCATTGCCTTCTGCAGTTGCCATGCCTTGTCCTCCGTTCGCTCCCGTTGTTCCTCGAGGTACTCCTCCCTTGTCTTCGCCCCTTGTCCCCGGCGCAACTCCCCTGTCCTCGCCCTGTCGCGTTCACGTTTCCGCCGGCGCTTCTCATTGGCGTCAATAATGGTCTGCAAGTGTCGCTGTTCCTCCGGCGTGATGTCCAGCCATCGAATGATCGTAGAGTTCTTCAGATTATAGCCGGCGCCGGGATAGCCTTTTTTCCTCGCCTCCTCATTCGCCTTCGCATCATTCTTAGCCATCCACGCTTTCTCGGCACTTTTTGTCGCCCGGATCACCTCTTTTTCAGACAGCGGCTCCTTAAATCCAGCGTTCAGCTCTATCATCTGTCTCAGCGCCTCATCGGGATCATCAGTGAGGCAACAACTCCAGTATCGATATAAAAAACAAAACAGCTCCCTGTATCCCTTCAGATCATAATTTCTAAGCTCCGCAAGACGGATCAAATCCAGCAGCCTGGCATAGTGCAGCGTCTGGATATTATGTAGCCGAACAAGTTTCCCTTTCCTTCCTTTCTTTCCTGTCTCCGTCCTTGTCAATTCCGGCAAGTACTCATATTGCAAGTCACGGAGGACATACCTGTCGCCGTGCCGGTACTCGACGACGACCTCCCTTTTGCTCTTGGAGTTGACCGACCCGTCGATCCGGAACACCCTGGTCGGATCCAGCGACTTCTTGTCCGCCCCCACATAGCTAAGTTGCTCATAAAAATAGTTCTCCACCGCCTTCCACAGCGGCAAGGCCTTGTACGGGACCGGCTCGATCAACCAAACGCATACGATTCCGCGACCCGAGAAAATGATGAGATTAGGTTCAGGCAAGATATTGTCATAGAATACCTCGATGTCCAGCTTCCCGACCACCCACTCCGGCTCATAGCCAATCGTATGGCAATCCACATCCACGTACAGAGCCCTCAGCTGCCTTATATTCTCGATTCTTCGTTGAGGCTTATAAAAGGTGTTTTGGCTAAAATAGACGTCCTCTCCAAGCCATTTAGGCAGTTCTACAGCCAATTCGTTGGGCTGGTAGTGATACTGCTTCCATCCCCCGTCCGGTTCCTTCTTCGCCAGCGTGATCCATCCTGAGGCGCCTCGATGCTGAAACGTCACATGGCGCTTTGCACGATCCAAAGGGGAAAGTTCCATATTCTCAAGCTTAAAATTCTCCACCAAACGCCCTCCCTGCATGGGAAACAACCGCATAGCCATGCAAATGCAAGATGCGATCATTATGCAGAAAGACAGCGGCCGTCCCTTCAAAATTTACACACCATTCAAATAGAAAAAGGGAAAATAAGAATGCCATGAGGATCAATCGAGGCCTATTGAATAGGAGAGGACTCTGGCGGTCTTGAATTTCGACACTTTATTTCAAAATCCTCCATTTATTTCAAAAATCGTCAAATCGATTAACAAAAATGCTCTTTTGGCTGCATTTCTTGGAACACCGGCGACCCGTAGTCTTTTGGGCCGGGAAGGGCGGTGTGATAGGCTGGACCGAGCCGGAAGGCGAGGGCTTCGGCGCTTGGGCTTGCAGTGGCTGAGCCTTTCCGGCTGCCAGCCGACCATCACACCGCCCCGGGGACCCGGACCAAAAGGAAACAGAAGCGCCGGTGCAGCTGCACCTATCTGTCGCTTTTTGTCGAAAATTAACCAATATTTAATGTCAGACAAAAAATAAAACAATAAACATCATTATTGAACGCGGCGGTGCTTTGAGCAGCTCCTTGATGTTGCTTCGCACGGCCGCGGACAGCGGAAGACTCTGGATCGCGAGCGGCTCCCTCGAACGGCGCGGAAATGGAATCTTCGTGCGAACCACGAAACTTTTGTTTGTTGGAAGAAAAGATGAAATAAACGTTTATTTATTGTTTCAATTATTTTAATGTATGATCCATTATTTTTAGTATTAATCATTTATTCGATGATTTATTGCTTCAAGCAGCGGTGCAATGAAGTGGCTTCTTCGGTCACGCTTCGCACGGCTGCGGATGAATGGGCCCGCAGGCAGCTTCTTCGAATGGACCAAGCGCCGGGCTTCCCCAGGCTCCAGCCGGATGGCCAAAGGCCAGAAGGCGGCCAGCCGGGAAGACCGGCGCGAGCTTCGTTCACAGATCAAGCCCTGCAGTGACTTCATCGATTTGCTCCTGCGTAATGCCGATGTAGCGAAGCGTTTCGGCCTGGCTGGAGTGATTGAGGATTTTTTGGATCATGGCCAAGTCCGTTCCTTGTTTGTATGCGAAATAGCCGAACGTTTTGCGCAGGGAGTGGGTGCCGATGCGATCCACAATCCCAACTGCTTTGGCGGCCCGGTTCAGGATGTAGTGGGCATGCTGGCGGCTGATCGCCCGGCCTCCTTTTTGGCTCCGAAACAGCGGCTCGTCGCCGCGGGCGTGCGGCCGCTCCTGCGCTAAATACAGCTCGATCAGGCGGCGAGTTTTTCGGTTCAGTGCGACAACCCGAGTCTTTTTTGTCTTCTTTTCCACGATCTCAATACGTTCGACAACGCCTTTTTGGTTCTTCACATCCCCAACCCTCAGAGCCAAAATATCGCTGATCCGCAAACCCGTATTGATCCCGATCGTAAAAAGGAGCTCGTCTCTCAATGACGAAGCACGCAAAATCTTTTTCATCGCTTCGATTTTTTCCCTATCTTTGATTGGCTGGACGGTATGCAAAATATGACACCCCCTTGTCCATAAGGGAGATGAGTAAGATTTTTGGACAAAAAGCGGGAGAGCGGCAAAGCGGCTTCGTGTTGCTTCCTTCAACGTATTTAACGTCAGACAAAAATCTGACATAACGTGCTTTTGTCAGATTTAAAAAAATCCCCTCCACTTTCGGAAGGGGCGAGACAGTCTATTTTTTAGCCACGACAGCGGACGGCGGCTTTTTTCCCGCCCGCAGCTGTGCAAGCGAAAGGCCAAATGTATATTGAAAATGGGGGTAATCTTTGAAGCTTTTCCAATCCCCGCCCCATTCAAGGCCAAGCGACTTTCCGATCTGACCGACGCGAAACCACCGGCGGTCGAGGCTCCAGCTGGGGATCAGCGTCCCCTTGAAAACATTGCAGACACAAACGTCAAACGCCAATCCAAAATTATGATAACTGTATCCTCCACGGGCGTTCGTAACGATTCGCCCAGGTTTCGTCCGCCCCAGCGCATACAGGCGGTTCTGTTCCTCGATGGTTCGAAACCCTTGCGTAATGATGATATAAATCCCTTCCTCATAAGCCTTCCGGATCAACGCTCTAGCTTTATCCGCCACCAACGGATGCAGCCCAGACAGCCTTTTCTCCGCCCGGAAAAGCAGCTCCACCAATTCCACTTCGAATTCCCTCCTATCATCAATTCTGCGGACCTCGGCTTAATGCGATAGTTAGATCTTGAATGGATTTGGTCAACTGATCCAGCTTCGTCTCCATCCGATACAGAAGATAGATAGAAACAAGGATCGGGAAGGAAACTTCACTGATCATCGAAAACAAATCCATTGCTTTTCCCCCTTTCAATGTTCAAAAACGGAAGGCGAAAAACCTTCCGTTCATGACAGATGCGCTATGGCAACTGGATGTCTTGCGTTTCGCGGTCAATGATGCGTGCGCTCTTCGGGCTCACCAGCTCCCCGTTGCCGGTCATAAAAACATTTGCCGCTACGAGCTGGTTCATCACCGTTTTCACTTGCACCGGATCAACCGGCTCCTTGGGATAGCGGATCAAAATCCGCGCCGGCCCCGCTTGAGCGTTAAACGTCAGTTCCAACGTCTTCATTGTTCATTCCCCCTCTCATCATGCATTGATAATATGGCTGGTCAACGTCGTGCGCACGT from the Geobacillus genomosp. 3 genome contains:
- a CDS encoding M48 family metallopeptidase, encoding MPTFQFGKTAIEYTLQQVKGKEDISIVVEWMEGVTVVAPDHLVQEEINRVLRKKATWILDKWNSLNKIKRPPAPLEFVSGEKLPYLGRYYRIKVKQNQDIDKVKVLFHQGKFYIETPTSADDIEHVPMIREALKSWYIQRAQVKAEERVKRYAQRLGVTPAKLAVKEQKFRWGTCTPKGAIYLNWRLFLAPMRVVDYVIVHELAHLRYADHSKNFWNLVRSILPDYEERKEWLRVNGPTLTI
- a CDS encoding site-specific integrase — protein: MKIADLNLELKRIRIVNKIMKVVPISEDFISRTRGLVEVSSGNGKKRNFMLQHLHMSFKFLLRGIQRMIESYSLPNKKLTPHMFRHTFCKWMLKATNNDIEKVRRLAGHSNIATTSRYLKDSYSDLADAVEALPKF
- a CDS encoding IS5-like element ISGka1 family transposase; this translates as MERERIMKAPKNPSTQPRLFQVIDMEELVPPHHILRQINEAVDFSVIHDWVAPLYTEKTGRPAADPERLLRLMLLSYLFDHSERELYEILPMHAGYLWFCGLDFESVLHPDPHHPTLPDRTTLVKTRKRWRQHGIFDRLMTYVVDPCIAAGLVSPDVHAAADGTQVRANASIHSLREVKLAPVETLEDYLARTAREDEQTEARDPDDDPPSPSPKSGERVHAEERGNFRGATFSNRTHRSVTDPDARLYKKGKGQEAYPRYLVHDVIDVQSRVILSRRASLATGTAERETSLEQLASIQFRHPSITIRTLSADKAYGTTEYLEALFVQGITPLVPLRRKEMEEIPTWKRRAKDPAQEAKRQAKVRDVQIRNQARLIQQQGGYRSIQALRTRCEHVFAEGKECHGLDRARSRGLYAMEEQALLTAVVQNLKRLCRFRKKRGGTGSLACAKPELGAGSPARLPILWRQTAGRMASKIRHVGSLCPINSPAF
- a CDS encoding DUF3006 domain-containing protein, translated to MKYIIDRFEGKWAVCEAEDGKMIDIEKSKLPKNARAGDVIVQENGKFRVDKKETEKRWKEIEELMNDVFEE
- a CDS encoding ComEC/Rec2 family competence protein, with translation MRKIKMLMVAVIVFMIAILPGIVTDAAPKNMYVHFINVGQGDSIYIKAPNGEDILIDGGNKDGSDVVAYLKKQKVKDIEIMIATHPDADHIGGLDEVLKAFPVKSVYAPKVGSTTQAYKDFLTAVKNEKLTIKVAKADVVLPIKGVTAKFVGPVKSYSTSDTNDWSAVLKVTYGKKSFLFTGDAETRAEADMVKAKKDLRADVLKVGHHGAKTSTSATLLKAAKPTYAVISVGKNAYGHPTSEVLNRLKSYKVKVFRTDKQGTIIATTNGTTLTFNVKPIY
- a CDS encoding site-specific integrase, with amino-acid sequence MHTVQPIKDREKIEAMKKILRASSLRDELLFTIGINTGLRISDILALRVGDVKNQKGVVERIEIVEKKTKKTRVVALNRKTRRLIELYLAQERPHARGDEPLFRSQKGGRAISRQHAHYILNRAAKAVGIVDRIGTHSLRKTFGYFAYKQGTDLAMIQKILNHSSQAETLRYIGITQEQIDEVTAGLDL
- a CDS encoding M15 family metallopeptidase: MELVELLFRAEKRLSGLHPLVADKARALIRKAYEEGIYIIITQGFRTIEEQNRLYALGRTKPGRIVTNARGGYSYHNFGLAFDVCVCNVFKGTLIPSWSLDRRWFRVGQIGKSLGLEWGGDWKSFKDYPHFQYTFGLSLAQLRAGKKPPSAVVAKK
- a CDS encoding YvrJ family protein, producing the protein MDLFSMISEVSFPILVSIYLLYRMETKLDQLTKSIQDLTIALSRGPQN
- a CDS encoding DUF2922 domain-containing protein is translated as MKTLELTFNAQAGPARILIRYPKEPVDPVQVKTVMNQLVAANVFMTGNGELVSPKSARIIDRETQDIQLP